AATGGAAGCGCTTTATCTTTCAGAAAGGGACGCATGATCGGAAACACCGCCGTCATGCAGGCAGCACGACTACTGGCTATTTAACCGTATTGACCAGCGGAGCCAATCCCTGGATGCGCACTTCCAAACGATCGCCGGATTCAATCGGGCCGACACCACTCGGCGTGCCGGTGCAAATCACATCGCCGGGCAGCAACGTCATGTTCGTGGAGATGAAACTAACCAGGTGATAACAATTAAAGATGAGCTGGTTGGTGTTCGAGTTTTGGCGCAGTTGACCATTCTGGAAAAGCTGTATGGTCAAATCATGCGGGTCAATCTTCGTCTCGATGTACGGACCGAGCGGGGTGAAAGTATCGAAAGACTTGGCGCGCGCCCATTGGCTTTCCGCATTTTGAATGGTGCGGTCGCTGATGTCTTGCGAGGCCGTGTAGCCAAGGATATAGCGCGCAGCGGCAGCGGGAGTGACATTGCGCACGCGGCGGCCGATAACGATGGCCAGTTCTGCTTCGTAATCCGTGCGGTGATGCGGAAAAGGAATTTCGATCTTGCCGCCGTCAGGAATCAGCGAGGTCGTGGCCTTGAACCAGAACAACGGCTCCTTGGGCAACGGCTTGCCGCTTTCGCGGGCGTGGTCGGCGTAGTTGAGGCCCACGGCGATAATCTTGGACGGCGTGACCGGCGTCAAAGTCCGCAAGCCTTTGAACGGCGTCGGCTTTTTGTCGAAGGAAGGACTGCCGAAAACATCGCCTCGCAAACGAAACAGTTCGCCATCCACCACTTTGGCGTGGAATATCTCGTCGCCTTTTTGAAATCGCCCAATAGCTGCCATACGGTGTGAGATTAATAGCAAACCCCGGCCCCGTATCGCAAGCGAATTTGCGGGAAGACCCTCGAAAAGCCTGTATTTATTGGCAAATGAGAAGAAAGATACGGTTGCGGAGATCGCTTGCCGCCTTGCGAAACTGGCATACGAGCAACTTTACTCCCGGCCAATCTATGACATAATGACTGCGTGCATAGGACAATAGTTTTGGGTTTAACCTGTCTCATTTTGTTTCTGGCTGTTGGAAAACTTCACGCGGATGGCAGCGGCCTCAATGTCGTGGTGGTCGTCAATCAAAACAGCACCAATTCGGTGCAGCTTGGAAATTATTATTGCGAACTGCGCAATGTGCCGCCGCAAAATCTTTTGCGCATCAACTGGACCGGCGGCAACATCGAATGGACCACGGCGGATTATTCCAATGCTTTATATAATCCACTGATCGCGATGGTTTCCAGCCGCGGTCTCACCAACCAGGTTTTTTACGTCGTGTTGTCCATGGATATTCCTTACCGCATCAATGGCGATTCCCAGAACGACGGCGACTTGAACAGCACGACGAGCGCTTTGTTCTACGGTTTCAAATCCGATCCGCACGATCTTTCCATGTGCGAAATCGCCACCAACACCACCGACACTTATACTGGAAGTGAAAGCATCTTTCGCAACACCTTGCCCTCTTCCAACACACTTGCTTTTTTGGCGACGATGATTACCGCCGATGATTTGCCAACTGCCGAAATGGTCGTGCGCCAGGGAGTCGCAAGCGATGGCACGTTCCCTGCGCAAACCGTTTGGTTAGGCAAAAGCAGCGATACTGCGCGCAACGTCCGCTATTCCGAATTCGACAACACGATCTTCAACACGCGGCTGCGGGGAAATTATTCCGTCGCGCGCACGAATATGTTTAACGCATTTTTCGGCGGATTGATTCTTGGTTATCAAAATGGCACCTACGCTTTTGGCATCAGTCCCATTCCACTATTTGTTCCCGGCACAATGGCGGACAGCCTGACTTCATTTGGTGGACAAATTTTTGAGAACACCGGCCAAACAACCTTGCTGGCTTTTGCCGCGGCAGGCGCATCGGGCAGTTATGGAACCGTAAATGAACCGTGTGGTTACCAGGAAAAATTTCCCGACTCGCAAAATTATTTTTACCAGGCGCGCGGGTTCAGCCTGGGCGAATGCTATTATCAAAGTGTGACGAATATCTACGAGGGGCTGGTTTACGGCGAACCGTTGGCCGCGCCCTTTGCGAAAAAAGGCACCGGGACGTGGCCCGGCATTAGCAGCAATTCAGTTCTCTCCGGCACGACGAATCTTTCCGTCCAATTCACCGCCTCCGACTACCGCCATCCGCTCCAGCAACTCGACCTCTTCGTGGACGGCCTGTTCCTTACCACGATCAGCAACATTCCCCCACAATCGCGCGCAACCCTCCAGGTCACCATCAACGGCTCCTCCGCCACCTACACCGTTCCCGCGA
The Verrucomicrobiia bacterium DNA segment above includes these coding regions:
- a CDS encoding TIGR03790 family protein, with the protein product MFLAVGKLHADGSGLNVVVVVNQNSTNSVQLGNYYCELRNVPPQNLLRINWTGGNIEWTTADYSNALYNPLIAMVSSRGLTNQVFYVVLSMDIPYRINGDSQNDGDLNSTTSALFYGFKSDPHDLSMCEIATNTTDTYTGSESIFRNTLPSSNTLAFLATMITADDLPTAEMVVRQGVASDGTFPAQTVWLGKSSDTARNVRYSEFDNTIFNTRLRGNYSVARTNMFNAFFGGLILGYQNGTYAFGISPIPLFVPGTMADSLTSFGGQIFENTGQTTLLAFAAAGASGSYGTVNEPCGYQEKFPDSQNYFYQARGFSLGECYYQSVTNIYEGLVYGEPLAAPFAKKGTGTWPGISSNSVLSGTTNLSVQFTASDYRHPLQQLDLFVDGLFLTTISNIPPQSRATLQVTINGSSATYTVPANATINSVTAGLVNTLNSNPFQLNTKISAFQHGDRIELQSTAPYTRTGSQISIATDTEIAGAPLTTFLQFNDLSSFFLDTVAQGFKQCVVGGTLLANSTTQLTVTKTNGTTVSITVTNSGGATVTDFAQEIVNAINSTTALQGPDGVYAADAVQATETQAILNIYAQSEGYAAAQIKVAFSGLSTVTVTPLTASTLTDNVHDLQPREHLYVTVGVTNLSATIPLATANLSDGYHELEAVAYEGSSVHTQTRATQNVIVKNTSLTATFNGALTGTNTSTQPTLQFTVTPNTVAIHTIQLFSTGGLLAAVTNQSSATFAVNLASLDVGLHPFYAIV
- a CDS encoding fumarylacetoacetate hydrolase family protein, coding for MAAIGRFQKGDEIFHAKVVDGELFRLRGDVFGSPSFDKKPTPFKGLRTLTPVTPSKIIAVGLNYADHARESGKPLPKEPLFWFKATTSLIPDGGKIEIPFPHHRTDYEAELAIVIGRRVRNVTPAAAARYILGYTASQDISDRTIQNAESQWARAKSFDTFTPLGPYIETKIDPHDLTIQLFQNGQLRQNSNTNQLIFNCYHLVSFISTNMTLLPGDVICTGTPSGVGPIESGDRLEVRIQGLAPLVNTVK